The sequence TACCAGTCTTGTGTAACCCTTGCAACATAAAGGATTTTTACGAATGAGATTTTTTGCAAGATGCTGCTTAAACTCTGTTATACTCCGACATTCAAATAATAACAAGGGCTGgactttgttttgcttttgatTCACAGACAGGAAAACTTATACTTAAGCCACGATCAATGTGACATCGACTACGTCTGGTCTCACTAATGGAGGATTGTTAATGAAATAAGATTCAGAGAATCATCACCCCGTTTCATACATAAAGTTGAGTGCCAACTAGAGGAATTGCTTCCAGCTAGCATCTGACACATATGGATGACGAAGACAGGCCTGGAAGGAGGAAGGCCATAATCTTTCAAAGAATGCTCTCGTTTGCATATAATATTACAAGGTCTTTAAAAGGGAAACCAGACCTAGGCCAACACCAGGGCAATTAAGATTATGATGGATtctgtgcccttgaaattccaggcttgtaAGAGAGAGTCTTAAAAACTATGAAATGAACCAAGGCAACAAAAATTAGCACGGTACACTTTGTTTGATGATAAAGACTTATTTATTGTTtgacacaatttaaaaaaaccttttagGTTCAAAGCGCAACAAAAAGCAGGTACAGAAAGAGTTAGTCAAACCTAGTTCGAGGAATTAGGTTTTCTCCCTAAACCTCTTTCCACCCTTTTATATAATGTTCAAGTGAACATATTTGTTTTCAGTGGATCTTGTCATTCTGTATCATGTGATGATTACATTTTAACTCAATTAATTTGTATAgatgataaaatgaaataaatgatgAATTTATTATACATTATGGGTAAACAAGACCAATATTATTTATGTTTGTGTTCATTTGGGGTATTGGCCAACAGTAATGACAATTGAACTGATTTTGTAATCATAAATATGGGAGCAAGTCCAGGATTCCAGCATACCATGGCTGATTATCGGATGTGGCCTTTACACAGCCAAGGTTTCGGactatttacaaaaaaacaaaaactaaaaatcctGGTGTATTTTATGGAGAAGTTTGTTGTCTTTACTTCATTTAGTCAGAAATTTATTGTGGCAACGGTGTtctcaacaaaacaaattattctggAAGTTCcgaaaagttttgaaaaacaataccAGCGCAGAGGCGaggtaacattttttttaatagatatCCACGGAAGCGGTCAACAGCTCTGTGGCATTGAGGAAAAAgttcatgtcacacgaggcaatgtACAGTATTGTACAGGCAACTAGTTCCAgacaatctccaagaagagaatccattcacatttgaatattCACAGATTTATCTTGAGGattgtaagacattgtttgaaaatttaCTTGTGTGCTACCAACGTGCACTCGCAGCCAGCACTGCAGTTTGTTGCCTCAactttgcctgtaaaagttgcctcatgtgacaaagCCCTTTTACTGCTATGCTCCACAACCTCAGGCCATTGCTCTGTGTCACGCCAAACTGTATTTAACTTGGGTTGTTAAGCTCCACTCACGGATAGATGGATGGCGGACTTCAGTTCTGCATGCCATTTCTAAACAACGATTTGGATCAGGATCTCTTCCAGAGTAATCAGCTTCTTTGTTCTGGCCAAGAGCTGACAGTCCCTCTTATCCATGATAAACCAATACCCCAAAAGGTGTGTATGATTGTCTCCATGCAAAGAATGGGTGGTTTACCGACTGCAGTGAACAGGTACACTGGACATTGTCTAGTACCAAATCACCAAAACTCATGGCAAACCATGATTTTCTTTATGGTGAAGTGGGGATAGTTTGGGTTCGAAAGGATGAAGCTCTTCTGGATCTCAAGTGTCGCCTCGTTGAGCTTTGTACTGCTCCATCTCTTCTGGGAACATCTTGTTCAACTCTGTTATCAAACTCTTCTTGAATTTCTATAAGAAATGTTACACCAATAAAAATTTAACTCATTTTAAAATCTTCTTCAATTTCTGTAACAAAAGAAGGACCAGAGAACAAATCAACTCATTTTAAAAGTGCAACTACAATCTAAAAACAGACCCAATGGAgaaaagacaaggaaggaattttcacttttagatgtgggaggaaaaccccagagcgttattcaagggaaaacccacgtaggactgaaaaacccaagcCATGTTGGGCCCTCGGCAGGATTCAAACCTGTgtccagaggtggaaggcgacgAAAGAAACCACTGCGCCAACCTAACCACCTTCCTGAAGCACAACAACAGGATTCCACAAGAtataaatttcatatttgaagtCAAGAATAATGGGCGAGtatcaaagaaagaaaacattttatcaaaataaaaaataaaataaaaaataactaaaaaacGCCTTCTTAGCTGTCCAGGGTTTCAACTCATTTTGGAATATTTCTTTACAAAAGGGCACAACATTCTACAGGCATAGAACTTTTCATACAGATACTGTAACTGAAGTGTAATCAATTGCAGTTTTTTTCCATAGTAAGTGGCACCTTTATGAGGAAGTTCAATGTCTACTGGAACATATCAAGGTGCATCGAAGCAACATTTGGGGGCATAGTGGTCATTACatctgttgcctccatgaagtataaGGCCTATTTATGGTTCATACTTACCGAGAATGTTTCAATTTTGCCCTTGACTTGTTCATTTTTGATGACAGCTTTCTCCATACAGTCTTTCGTGTACAGCTGAGGATTCCGACCCTGGTCTATGTAGctgaaaacaaattacaaaataaagtttctacaacttaaagggtttggatacttttttgtttgacacaaaacacaaacgtccacagatgtacattaaattaattttcatctcagtgttgaaaaaaagaatgaatgACTTACTCAAACACCTCCAGAGGGACTTGAACCTCTTGTACCTGTGCCTTTGTCTTTTCAATTTCCAAAAGGCCCGTAACGAGGGTGTGTCTGCAGAAAATGAATAATGCCATTAGTAATAAGAGAAGTGACAGttaaaacaataacataaaaCAAGAGAACTACAAAGCTCACTCTTAGTACTACACTAACCCAGCATACATTGTCTATTGACAACTGCTAACACCACTTCTCAACTTGCCATTTGGAAACCCTGTGCAACCTACTTGTATTAATGGTTATACAACTTGTGATCTGACAACACCTCTGTATATTTACCTAGCCCTAATCCAACCCGCTAAATTTTTTACAAGGGCAGATTTGAAAATAGAAAACCAAACTACCTACACAGTATAACATTTGAACAGTTTTaatttgaagaagaagaatttgAAGTTTTTCCTCGTATTGTGTTCTGGGAAAGTTTTATTCTCAACTTAAACAGATTTGACTTTTTGTTAACAGAgtgaacatttgaacaaaacacaatattgtCAGACTTGTCCAGTCATAAGTTTACGATGTAAAATCACCGGTTTTAGTCCTGCAGTCCAGT comes from Asterias amurensis chromosome 3, ASM3211899v1 and encodes:
- the LOC139935279 gene encoding mediator of RNA polymerase II transcription subunit 10-like, with translation MASEKFDPLVESLERFIENTRQLGIIVSDFQPQGQITLNQKLHTLVTGLLEIEKTKAQVQEVQVPLEVFDYIDQGRNPQLYTKDCMEKAVIKNEQVKGKIETFSKFKKSLITELNKMFPEEMEQYKAQRGDT